A single genomic interval of Daucus carota subsp. sativus chromosome 1, DH1 v3.0, whole genome shotgun sequence harbors:
- the LOC108219254 gene encoding uncharacterized protein LOC108219254, which produces MGRHLFLHIVDALSNHDPYFQQRVDALGRKGLSPIQKCNAVMRMLAYEVSANVVHDYVRISESTAVECLKRFVTNVIVIFEGEYLRKSNSNDIHRLLEMGEARGFQGIDFPKCGKGCS; this is translated from the coding sequence ATGGGAAGACATCTTTTTCTTCATATTGTTGATGCACTTTCAAATCATGATCCATACTTTCAACAAAGGGTTGATGCATTGGGAAGAAAAGGTCTTTCACCTATACAAAAATGCAATGCCGTCATGCGTATGTTGGCGTATGAAGTATCTGCCAACGTTGTTCATGACTATGTGCGTATTAGCGAGTCGACTGCGGTTGAATGTTTGAAAAGATTTGTCACAAATGTTATTGTGATATTTGAGGGTGAATACTTACGAAAATCAAACTCGAATGATATACACCGTCTACTCGAAATGGGAGAGGCTCGTGGTTTTCAGGGTATTGATTTTCCAAAATGTGGAAAGGGATGTTCATGA